Proteins found in one uncultured Desulfuromonas sp. genomic segment:
- a CDS encoding translation initiation factor Sui1 yields the protein MIGFHDDNCRPVYSSEKGRLCPHCGEAIKQCRCPSPSVTSGDGIVRISFETKGRKGKGVTVIRGIPLAGTALKDFVKALKKRCGSGGAVKQDAVEIQGDHRTQLLPHLQKQGWQVKTSGG from the coding sequence ATGATCGGTTTTCATGATGACAACTGCCGTCCGGTTTACAGCAGTGAAAAAGGGCGGCTGTGTCCCCATTGTGGTGAAGCAATCAAGCAGTGCCGTTGTCCGTCTCCTTCCGTGACGTCCGGTGATGGCATTGTACGGATCAGCTTTGAAACAAAAGGGCGTAAAGGTAAGGGAGTGACCGTGATTCGGGGCATCCCTCTGGCTGGCACGGCATTAAAAGACTTTGTCAAGGCATTGAAAAAGCGGTGTGGCAGTGGTGGGGCGGTAAAGCAGGATGCGGTTGAAATTCAGGGAGATCATCGTACGCAGTTGTTGCCTCATTTGCAGAAACAGGGATGGCAAGTTAAGACCAGTGGTGGATAA
- a CDS encoding ferritin, whose protein sequence is MTTPQGVCYTFEAALEMALTMEQRCFQAFLQAIRTVKDRSAGLILKDAALEELDHKQRLEKALIEGGIDPDDHLQETMPLMHLDDLLKQQELNAEADSRQALAYVIHLKKSNLEFYDKLTKGCTGAPMAPIFQQLANDESLNLQKLEDLYEEHFLTEN, encoded by the coding sequence ATGACAACACCACAAGGAGTTTGTTATACGTTTGAAGCCGCCCTGGAAATGGCGCTCACCATGGAACAGCGTTGTTTCCAGGCCTTTCTCCAAGCCATCCGAACCGTCAAAGATCGTTCAGCCGGACTGATTCTCAAAGATGCTGCTCTGGAAGAACTTGACCACAAGCAGCGTCTGGAAAAGGCCTTGATCGAAGGGGGAATCGATCCTGATGATCATTTGCAGGAAACCATGCCGCTGATGCATCTGGATGACCTGCTCAAACAGCAGGAACTCAATGCGGAAGCCGACTCACGTCAGGCTTTGGCGTACGTGATTCATTTGAAAAAAAGCAATCTCGAATTCTACGACAAGTTGACCAAAGGCTGCACTGGCGCACCCATGGCACCAATTTTTCAGCAACTGGCCAACGATGAAAGCTTGAACCTGCAAAAGCTTGAAGACCTCTACGAAGAGCATTTCCTAACGGAAAACTGA
- the gltX gene encoding glutamate--tRNA ligase, with product MSDLRVRFAPSPTGYLHIGGARTALFNYLLARKEGGTFILRIEDTDVERSTQESVDAILQAMDWLGLSYDEGPFYQTERFDLYKAKIQQLLDEGKAYKCYCSQEDLDAKREAAMARGDKPQYDGTCRALEPRDDNTPFVIRFKSKEAGVTSFNDRIKGTISFNNEELDDMIIQRTDGTPTYNFVVVVDDAEMGLTLVVRGDDHVNNTPRQIQIYEALGYPVPEFAHVPMILGSDKKRLSKRHGATSVMAYRDMGYLPEALVNYLVRLGWSFGDEEIFSMDDLVEKFSLENVGRSAGVFNPEKLLWLNEHYIKTGDPQRLGELLDEYLTTLGHPPVDGIDLAEVVKTLQDRSKTMVEMAEKAVFYVTDSVEFDESAAEKFLTAEQKPVFEALAEAFGQCEFTPEGVEAAFKGVLKETGLKFGKVGQPTRVALSGGTSAPGIFEVILVLGRERTLQRLNGAIARIG from the coding sequence ATGTCTGATCTACGTGTCCGTTTTGCCCCGAGTCCTACCGGCTATTTGCATATCGGTGGTGCCCGCACCGCATTGTTCAATTATCTTCTCGCCCGCAAAGAGGGTGGTACGTTTATATTGCGTATTGAGGATACCGATGTGGAACGTTCGACTCAGGAATCTGTGGACGCCATTCTGCAAGCCATGGATTGGTTGGGTCTGTCCTATGATGAGGGGCCGTTTTATCAGACCGAACGTTTTGATTTGTACAAAGCTAAAATCCAGCAACTGCTTGATGAGGGCAAAGCCTATAAATGCTATTGCTCACAGGAAGATCTTGATGCCAAACGCGAGGCGGCCATGGCTCGCGGCGATAAACCGCAATACGACGGCACCTGTCGTGCTCTTGAACCTCGTGATGATAACACCCCCTTTGTCATCCGTTTTAAATCCAAAGAAGCCGGTGTTACCAGTTTCAATGACCGGATTAAAGGAACGATCAGTTTCAATAACGAAGAGCTGGATGATATGATCATTCAGCGGACCGACGGCACCCCGACGTACAATTTTGTCGTGGTGGTTGATGATGCCGAAATGGGCTTGACCCTGGTGGTGCGTGGTGACGACCATGTCAATAATACCCCCCGCCAGATTCAGATTTATGAAGCTCTGGGCTATCCGGTACCGGAATTTGCCCATGTGCCGATGATTCTTGGCTCCGATAAAAAGCGTTTGTCCAAACGGCATGGTGCAACATCGGTGATGGCCTATCGTGACATGGGGTATCTTCCTGAAGCATTGGTGAATTATCTGGTGCGATTGGGCTGGTCGTTTGGTGATGAAGAGATTTTCTCCATGGACGATCTGGTTGAAAAGTTCAGCCTTGAAAATGTCGGACGCTCTGCTGGGGTGTTTAACCCTGAAAAACTGTTGTGGCTCAATGAGCATTATATCAAGACCGGTGATCCACAGCGCCTCGGCGAACTGCTTGATGAATACCTGACCACCCTTGGGCATCCACCGGTTGACGGGATCGATCTGGCCGAAGTGGTCAAAACTCTGCAGGACCGGAGCAAAACCATGGTCGAGATGGCTGAAAAAGCGGTCTTTTATGTCACGGATTCCGTCGAATTTGATGAAAGCGCAGCCGAAAAGTTCCTCACTGCCGAGCAAAAGCCGGTTTTCGAAGCCTTGGCAGAGGCCTTTGGGCAATGTGAATTTACACCTGAAGGTGTTGAAGCCGCCTTTAAAGGTGTGTTGAAAGAAACGGGCCTCAAGTTCGGCAAGGTGGGGCAACCGACCCGTGTTGCCTTGTCCGGCGGCACCAGTGCTCCGGGTATTTTTGAAGTGATTCTGGTCCTTGGCCGTGAGCGCACTCTGCAACGTCTCAATGGAGCCATTGCTCGCATTGGTTAG
- the amrB gene encoding AmmeMemoRadiSam system protein B, which produces MIRHPVVSGQFYTDDPFELRQQVELFLTTDQPVKPAYGVMMPHAGYVYSGAIAGETLAGVEVPDTVLLLGPNHRGVGDPCALYSQGSWKTPLGEVPIAESLAQRLLESVTHLTPEMQAHRGEHSLEVLLPFLQVKNPDLSIIPLMLGPLSFPVLQQLGDGIGAVLKETEGKVLIVASSDMTHYEPSSVARIKDQLALDALLHLDAEALYYQVKSEHISMCGVCAAVLMVLIARALGARHANLIRYGDSGDVNGDHSAVVGYAGVVVD; this is translated from the coding sequence ATGATTCGCCACCCGGTTGTTTCCGGCCAATTTTATACTGATGATCCTTTTGAATTAAGACAGCAGGTTGAGCTGTTTTTGACGACGGATCAGCCTGTAAAGCCTGCCTATGGCGTGATGATGCCCCATGCCGGTTATGTGTATTCCGGTGCCATTGCCGGGGAAACTCTCGCTGGTGTGGAGGTGCCGGACACGGTTCTGTTGTTGGGACCGAATCATCGGGGTGTCGGAGATCCCTGTGCGCTTTATTCTCAGGGCAGCTGGAAAACGCCTTTGGGGGAGGTGCCGATCGCGGAATCCCTGGCTCAGCGCCTGCTTGAAAGCGTCACGCATCTAACACCGGAGATGCAGGCGCATCGCGGCGAACACTCTCTGGAAGTTCTGTTGCCTTTTTTACAGGTGAAAAATCCTGATCTATCCATTATTCCTCTCATGCTCGGGCCGTTGTCTTTTCCGGTTCTTCAGCAACTTGGTGACGGGATCGGCGCGGTACTCAAAGAGACCGAGGGGAAAGTGCTGATTGTTGCCAGTTCCGATATGACCCACTATGAACCCTCCAGCGTCGCGCGTATAAAAGACCAACTGGCGCTTGACGCTCTGTTGCATCTTGATGCTGAAGCCCTGTATTACCAGGTAAAAAGCGAGCACATTTCCATGTGTGGCGTCTGTGCTGCGGTATTGATGGTGTTGATTGCCCGAGCCTTGGGCGCGCGGCATGCCAATCTGATCCGTTACGGCGATTCCGGTGATGTCAACGGCGATCATTCCGCCGTGGTCGGTTATGCCGGTGTGGTTGTCGATTGA
- a CDS encoding sulfite exporter TauE/SafE family protein — translation MTFWSPQVLAGFAVLGLCAGCLSGLLGIGGGVVLVPLFLWCFHLVGVHPDVLVHCAFATSLAIIIPTSVSNTLGHNDHGHVDFHQVVFLAVGSALGALVGAWGASMLSGPILKILFGVMQLSVAAKLVFGGMAPAQKPLIDRPVSLLIVGVVSGAFSAFFGLGGGVIAVPLMVLFLSFPIHLAVGNSSALIVVSSLTGTLAYIYNGWQIPHLPHGAVGFVVVPVVLLVLPFSLVGSRIGVRLADAFSHARLVKVFAALLVVVAIRIIATAL, via the coding sequence ATGACATTCTGGTCCCCACAGGTTCTCGCTGGATTTGCTGTCCTCGGTCTGTGTGCCGGATGTCTGTCAGGGCTTCTCGGTATTGGTGGCGGTGTTGTATTGGTGCCATTGTTTCTGTGGTGCTTCCATCTTGTCGGTGTTCACCCCGATGTCCTGGTCCATTGTGCTTTTGCCACCAGTCTGGCCATTATTATTCCCACCTCCGTCAGCAATACTCTGGGGCACAATGACCACGGTCATGTCGATTTTCATCAGGTGGTCTTTCTGGCTGTCGGCTCTGCTCTGGGAGCACTGGTTGGTGCCTGGGGCGCTTCCATGCTCAGTGGACCGATTCTGAAAATCTTGTTTGGGGTGATGCAATTGTCTGTAGCGGCTAAACTTGTGTTCGGCGGCATGGCTCCGGCCCAAAAACCACTGATCGACCGCCCGGTCTCACTGCTGATTGTCGGGGTGGTCAGTGGGGCGTTTTCAGCCTTTTTCGGTCTCGGTGGCGGTGTGATTGCCGTGCCGTTGATGGTGTTGTTCTTAAGCTTTCCAATCCATCTGGCGGTTGGTAATTCCAGCGCCTTAATCGTGGTCTCCTCTTTAACAGGCACTCTGGCCTATATCTATAATGGCTGGCAGATCCCTCATCTTCCTCATGGTGCTGTGGGGTTTGTTGTGGTCCCGGTTGTGCTCCTTGTCTTGCCTTTCTCTCTGGTGGGTTCACGAATCGGTGTCCGACTTGCCGATGCCTTTTCCCATGCTAGACTCGTTAAGGTATTCGCTGCGCTGTTGGTTGTTGTCGCCATCCGTATCATAGCGACAGCCCTATAA
- a CDS encoding MTH1187 family thiamine-binding protein — MAVVQISCTPLGEGSGGLSKFVAGCLQLVKESGLNYQLTPMGTILEGELDEIFSLVRKMHESPFNAGAHRVSTLIKIDDRRDREHTMERKMRSVEEQLAE, encoded by the coding sequence ATGGCCGTCGTTCAAATCAGTTGTACACCGCTTGGTGAGGGTAGCGGAGGGCTGTCGAAATTTGTGGCCGGTTGTCTGCAACTGGTCAAAGAATCGGGTTTGAACTATCAGCTGACGCCGATGGGCACCATTCTCGAAGGAGAATTGGACGAAATTTTTTCTCTGGTGCGCAAGATGCACGAATCGCCATTTAATGCCGGTGCGCATCGCGTGTCGACATTGATTAAGATTGATGACCGGCGCGATCGCGAACATACCATGGAACGCAAGATGCGCTCTGTAGAAGAGCAACTGGCTGAATAA
- a CDS encoding nucleoside deaminase, with translation MSDKSGSPVLKLCLPEWLSYEESLLTQSLVSVEQRMEWVLSLGRKNIGSDQPGQGGPFAAAVFDADDHHLVAAGVNLVLPAQCSVLHAEIVALMQAQQRLGCHRLDLVEGRRFELVSSTEPCAMCLGAIPWAGVARLVCGARDEDARAVGFDEGDKPEQWPKKLEQRGLEVVTDVRRDDAAALLRTYQAQQGVIY, from the coding sequence ATGTCCGATAAAAGTGGTTCGCCTGTTCTGAAGCTTTGCTTGCCTGAGTGGTTAAGCTATGAAGAGTCTTTGCTCACCCAGTCTCTGGTGTCTGTTGAACAGCGTATGGAGTGGGTGTTGAGCCTGGGGCGCAAAAATATTGGCAGTGACCAACCGGGACAGGGTGGCCCATTTGCCGCTGCTGTGTTTGATGCTGACGACCACCATCTGGTGGCTGCCGGGGTGAATCTGGTGTTGCCGGCGCAGTGTTCTGTGTTGCATGCCGAGATCGTTGCTCTGATGCAGGCTCAACAGCGTCTTGGCTGTCATCGACTCGATCTGGTTGAGGGGCGACGGTTTGAGCTGGTCAGCTCTACGGAGCCTTGTGCCATGTGTCTGGGGGCCATCCCCTGGGCCGGGGTTGCACGACTGGTGTGTGGTGCCCGTGATGAAGATGCCAGAGCCGTTGGTTTCGATGAGGGGGACAAACCCGAGCAATGGCCAAAAAAATTAGAGCAGCGTGGTCTCGAGGTGGTGACCGATGTGAGGCGGGATGATGCCGCTGCCCTGCTGCGCACGTATCAAGCGCAGCAAGGGGTGATCTATTAA
- a CDS encoding IS1380 family transposase, with the protein MKTECNTEQLEFHSFGRREIIGQFDGIKISSDGGGILLREVEKRTGILRRLSQCFTDYRNPEMITHSLESLISQRIMALALGYEDLNDHDVLRHDALLSVLSGKSNGKMGAGKSTLNRLELTPATGSSSSRYKKIVANSDAMDELLIDFFQKSFSEVPEEIVLDVDATDDLIHGTQQGRFYHGYYRSYCYLPLYIFCGEQLLCARLRTADQDGAAGTKEELERIVRRIRQSWPDVRIVVRGDSGFCRDEIMTWCEHEENRVDYVLGLAKNSRLKTLIEEEMEQAKQEHEQTEKAARVFKDFHYQTRNSWSRSRRVVGKAEYLSKGENPRFVVTTLSEEKADARSLYEDIYCARGDMENRIKEQQLALFADRTSCHEMRANQLRLYFSSFAYVLLQTLRRIGLKETELAKAQSETIRLKLLKIGTRIKISVRKIWLSFSESYPYADLLRQVLGNLQKIPIRC; encoded by the coding sequence ATGAAAACAGAGTGTAACACAGAGCAACTTGAGTTTCATAGCTTTGGTCGGCGTGAAATTATTGGTCAATTCGATGGCATCAAGATCAGTTCCGATGGCGGTGGCATCCTTCTTCGAGAGGTCGAAAAACGCACCGGCATATTGCGTCGTTTGAGTCAATGCTTCACGGACTATCGCAATCCAGAGATGATTACCCACAGCCTCGAATCCTTGATTAGCCAGCGCATCATGGCGCTGGCATTAGGCTACGAAGACCTCAACGACCATGATGTTTTGCGCCATGATGCCTTGCTCAGTGTTTTAAGTGGTAAGTCCAATGGAAAAATGGGAGCCGGGAAAAGCACTCTCAACCGTCTTGAACTGACACCTGCGACGGGCTCAAGTTCATCGCGCTACAAGAAGATTGTCGCCAATAGTGACGCTATGGACGAGCTTTTGATTGATTTCTTTCAGAAGTCATTCAGTGAAGTTCCAGAAGAGATTGTCTTGGATGTAGACGCTACAGATGATCTAATCCACGGTACTCAGCAGGGGCGTTTTTATCATGGCTATTATCGAAGCTACTGCTATTTGCCGCTGTATATTTTTTGTGGGGAACAGCTGTTGTGCGCCCGCTTGCGTACGGCGGATCAGGATGGTGCCGCCGGAACAAAAGAAGAACTGGAACGCATTGTCCGACGCATTCGCCAATCATGGCCGGATGTTCGCATCGTTGTGCGTGGAGACAGTGGTTTTTGTCGCGACGAGATTATGACTTGGTGCGAGCACGAAGAAAACCGCGTGGACTATGTCTTGGGATTGGCGAAAAACTCTCGCTTGAAGACACTGATAGAAGAGGAGATGGAACAGGCGAAACAAGAGCATGAGCAGACAGAAAAAGCCGCACGGGTATTCAAAGACTTTCACTACCAGACCCGCAATAGCTGGAGCCGGTCCAGGCGCGTTGTGGGCAAAGCGGAATATTTGTCCAAGGGAGAAAATCCCCGCTTTGTCGTAACGACACTGAGCGAGGAAAAAGCGGATGCCCGCAGCTTGTATGAAGACATTTACTGCGCCCGCGGCGACATGGAAAATCGGATCAAGGAACAACAACTGGCCCTGTTTGCCGACCGGACGTCCTGTCATGAAATGCGTGCCAACCAATTGCGCCTGTATTTTTCCAGCTTTGCCTATGTTCTGTTACAAACTCTGCGGCGCATCGGATTAAAAGAAACGGAATTGGCCAAAGCACAGAGCGAAACAATCCGTCTGAAATTACTGAAGATTGGCACCCGGATCAAAATCAGCGTGCGCAAGATCTGGCTGTCATTTTCAGAAAGCTATCCCTATGCGGACTTGCTGCGCCAAGTTTTGGGGAATCTTCAAAAAATACCGATACGCTGTTAA
- a CDS encoding HlyD family type I secretion periplasmic adaptor subunit — MKLWKKRDDSHEFQPLLVEINDAPLNPLGRFIFWTILAAFLFFGLWSYFGQVDVVVTAHGKVIPRGEVKMVQPLTAGVVRNILVSEGERVKKGQVLMEIDPSQTEPELESMRGQLLQLNLEVERLQANVDDQPFNPAGNYDPTLVDIQRQIDQSTRRRLAEQVQVKLEQIHQTDEKIASLHKSLAREQYLADKSGDMLERLKVVRDIISRNEYDTTEKAWQDAQSNIAILGHQLEEAHASREQLNREIALIREDERSNLLAELAQKSQQQLELQAGIQQSSFVTARQLIVSPVDGTINKMFFHTIGGVVTPAEKLISIVPYNCPLVIKALVESKDIGFVSAAMDATVKIDTFNFQKYGTLDGQVEQVAADSIEDERLGLVYEVYINPLQTTLQVDGEEMPISTGMSTTVEIKTGMRRIIEFFIYPMIKYLDEGMSVR, encoded by the coding sequence ATGAAATTGTGGAAAAAGCGCGACGACAGTCACGAATTCCAGCCCCTGCTCGTTGAGATCAACGATGCACCACTCAACCCGCTGGGGCGCTTTATTTTCTGGACCATTCTTGCCGCATTTCTGTTCTTCGGCCTGTGGAGCTACTTCGGTCAAGTGGATGTGGTGGTCACCGCTCACGGTAAAGTGATCCCTCGTGGCGAAGTGAAGATGGTTCAGCCGTTGACGGCCGGGGTGGTGCGCAACATCCTGGTCAGCGAAGGGGAACGGGTTAAGAAAGGGCAGGTGTTGATGGAGATTGACCCGTCCCAAACCGAGCCGGAATTGGAATCCATGCGCGGCCAACTGCTACAGCTCAACTTAGAGGTGGAGCGTCTCCAGGCTAATGTAGATGACCAACCTTTCAACCCCGCCGGTAACTACGACCCGACTTTGGTTGATATCCAGCGCCAAATCGATCAGTCCACCCGCCGGCGTTTAGCCGAACAGGTCCAGGTCAAACTGGAGCAGATTCACCAGACCGACGAGAAGATCGCTTCCTTACACAAAAGTCTGGCGCGGGAGCAGTATCTGGCCGACAAATCCGGCGACATGCTCGAACGCCTCAAGGTTGTGCGTGATATCATCAGCCGCAACGAATACGACACCACGGAAAAAGCCTGGCAAGACGCCCAAAGCAACATTGCCATCCTCGGCCATCAACTCGAAGAAGCCCACGCTTCCCGAGAACAGCTGAACCGTGAAATTGCCCTGATTCGTGAAGATGAACGCAGCAACCTGCTGGCAGAGCTGGCGCAAAAAAGTCAACAGCAACTCGAACTGCAGGCTGGAATTCAACAATCCTCCTTTGTCACGGCCCGTCAGCTGATTGTGTCGCCGGTGGACGGCACGATCAATAAGATGTTTTTCCACACCATCGGCGGCGTGGTCACCCCGGCGGAAAAACTGATCAGCATCGTGCCTTATAACTGCCCTCTGGTGATCAAGGCCCTGGTGGAGAGCAAAGATATCGGTTTCGTCAGCGCGGCCATGGACGCCACGGTCAAGATCGACACGTTCAATTTTCAGAAATACGGCACCCTCGACGGCCAAGTGGAGCAGGTGGCCGCCGACAGCATTGAGGACGAACGGCTCGGCCTGGTTTACGAAGTCTACATCAACCCGCTGCAAACCACGTTACAGGTCGATGGCGAAGAGATGCCCATCAGCACCGGCATGAGCACGACTGTTGAGATCAAGACCGGCATGCGACGCATCATTGAGTTCTTTATCTATCCCATGATCAAGTATCTTGATGAGGGGATGAGTGTGCGGTAG
- a CDS encoding type I secretion system permease/ATPase translates to MEETAIHSGLLCFNVVARLNNVDVDMRAIAREFAVQPETLSPEELLRIARKHQFKAKRKTVDPAKLAEHYPLPAIACCADGDYLAVLRLDTEHEKALVFVPETRKTEELSFDELKERCNNDFIIIRHKMLSGQVAFGFKWFLAELANFKRIIGEVLLGSFVVQLFGLVTPLFTQVILDKVIVHRSMTTLDILAVAFLAVTVFELLLNIARNYIFVHTASKLDAKLGAKLFHHLLALPFMYFENRKVGNIAARVRELDTIREFITNKAVSVVIDSFFSLVFVAVMLVYSVKLTLIVIGFVAVIGLIYFFITPELRRRLEDKFQMAASSNSYLVESITGVQTVKSLAVEGSMQKRWEDHLGNYVRSSFKLGNMANISSAVAGALQKLMTISILFFGVKAVLVGDLSIGQLIAFQMFAGQFSGPVLRLVNLWNEFQQALLSVDRLADILNHPKENTSDKAITLPKVKGQIRFDQVSFRYHPAGADVVDQVSFDIKPGMSIGLVGRSGSGKSTVAKLLQNLYMPSNGAIYLDGIDIRHLNPVWMRNQIGVVLQENYLFSGTIRENIALPQQDAPMERIIRAATLAGAHEFVSQLPEGYDTVVGERGSSLSGGQRQRIAIARALITGPRILIFDEATSALDYESEQVINRNLMEIKKGRTTFIVAHRLSTIAHCDLILAMDHGKIVEMGSHDQLLQRQGYYHHLHSLQQGAA, encoded by the coding sequence ATGGAAGAAACTGCCATTCACAGCGGCTTGTTGTGTTTTAATGTCGTGGCTCGTCTCAATAATGTCGATGTCGACATGCGGGCTATTGCCAGAGAGTTCGCCGTGCAGCCGGAAACTTTGTCGCCGGAGGAATTACTGCGTATTGCCCGCAAGCATCAATTCAAGGCCAAACGTAAAACCGTCGATCCGGCGAAACTGGCCGAACACTACCCGCTACCCGCCATCGCCTGCTGTGCGGACGGCGACTATCTGGCGGTGTTGCGTCTCGATACGGAACACGAAAAAGCCCTGGTGTTTGTGCCCGAAACGCGCAAAACCGAGGAGCTGTCGTTTGACGAGCTCAAAGAACGCTGCAACAACGATTTCATCATCATCCGCCACAAAATGCTCAGCGGCCAGGTGGCATTCGGCTTTAAATGGTTTCTGGCTGAGCTGGCCAACTTCAAGCGCATCATCGGCGAAGTGCTGTTGGGCTCGTTTGTCGTGCAGTTGTTCGGTCTGGTCACGCCGCTGTTCACCCAGGTGATTCTCGACAAGGTCATTGTCCACCGATCCATGACCACTTTGGATATCCTGGCTGTGGCTTTTTTGGCGGTGACGGTGTTTGAGCTGCTGCTCAACATCGCCCGCAACTACATCTTCGTCCACACCGCCAGTAAGCTGGATGCCAAACTCGGCGCTAAACTGTTCCATCATTTGTTGGCGTTGCCGTTCATGTATTTCGAGAACCGCAAAGTCGGCAATATTGCTGCCAGGGTGCGCGAGCTGGATACCATCCGCGAATTTATCACCAACAAAGCTGTTTCCGTGGTGATCGACTCCTTTTTTTCCCTGGTGTTTGTTGCCGTCATGCTGGTGTACAGCGTCAAACTGACCCTGATCGTCATCGGCTTTGTCGCCGTGATCGGTCTGATCTACTTCTTTATCACCCCGGAGCTGCGGCGACGTCTTGAAGATAAATTTCAGATGGCTGCCTCTTCAAATTCCTATTTGGTGGAATCGATCACCGGCGTGCAGACGGTCAAATCCCTGGCCGTAGAAGGCTCGATGCAAAAGCGCTGGGAAGATCATCTCGGCAACTACGTGCGCTCCAGTTTTAAACTCGGCAACATGGCCAACATCTCCAGCGCCGTGGCCGGGGCATTGCAGAAGCTGATGACCATATCGATTCTGTTCTTCGGCGTCAAAGCGGTGCTGGTCGGCGATCTGTCCATTGGCCAGCTGATCGCTTTTCAGATGTTTGCCGGGCAGTTCTCCGGGCCGGTGTTGCGGCTGGTGAATCTGTGGAACGAATTTCAGCAGGCGCTGCTGTCCGTGGACCGGCTGGCCGATATCCTCAACCATCCCAAGGAAAATACCAGCGATAAAGCCATCACCTTACCCAAGGTCAAAGGACAAATCCGCTTTGACCAGGTTTCCTTCCGTTATCATCCGGCCGGTGCGGATGTCGTCGATCAGGTCAGTTTCGACATCAAGCCGGGCATGAGCATCGGCCTCGTCGGACGCAGCGGCAGTGGCAAGTCCACCGTGGCTAAGTTACTGCAGAACCTCTATATGCCGAGCAACGGCGCCATCTACCTTGATGGTATCGACATCCGCCACCTCAACCCGGTGTGGATGCGCAACCAGATCGGTGTGGTGTTGCAGGAGAACTACCTGTTTTCCGGCACCATTCGTGAAAACATCGCCCTGCCGCAACAGGATGCGCCCATGGAACGGATCATCCGGGCCGCCACCCTGGCCGGAGCCCACGAATTTGTCAGCCAGTTGCCCGAAGGCTATGACACCGTGGTCGGCGAGCGTGGTTCCAGCCTGTCCGGCGGCCAGCGCCAGCGTATTGCCATTGCCCGGGCGCTGATCACCGGACCACGCATTTTAATCTTCGACGAAGCGACCTCGGCGCTGGATTACGAGTCTGAGCAGGTGATCAACCGCAACCTGATGGAGATCAAAAAGGGGCGCACCACCTTTATCGTCGCCCATCGCCTGTCCACCATTGCCCATTGCGACCTGATTCTAGCTATGGACCACGGCAAAATCGTTGAGATGGGCTCTCATGATCAGCTCTTGCAACGCCAAGGCTACTATCATCATCTCCACTCTTTGCAGCAAGGAGCCGCCTGA